A section of the Marmota flaviventris isolate mMarFla1 chromosome 19, mMarFla1.hap1, whole genome shotgun sequence genome encodes:
- the Mospd3 gene encoding motile sperm domain-containing protein 3 isoform X1 — MRRGAPQDQELVGPGAPGRGSRGAPPPSGSVVPVLVFPPDLVFRADQRSGPRQLLTLYNPTGTALRFRVLCTAPAKYTVFDAEGYVKPQSCIDIVIRHVAPIPSHYDIQDRFRIELSEEGTEGRVVGRKDITSVLRAPAYPLELQGPPQPTPNPEPPAWTAPPMTRHLQENPRQQLATSSFLLFLMTGIVSVAFLLLPLQDELGSQLPQVLHVSLGQKLVAAYVLGLLTMVFLRT, encoded by the exons ATGCGCCGTGGGGCGCCCCAGGACCAGGAGCTGGTGGGTCCGGGGGCCCCTGGGCGGGGGTCCCGGGGCGCCCCTCCTCCCTCAGGATCCGTTGTCCCGGTCCTCGTCTTTCCCCCGGATCTAGTATTCAGGGCGGACCAAAGGAGTGGACCCCGGCAGCTGCTGACCCTCTATAACCCCACAGGAACCGCGCTTCGCTTCCGAG TCCTGTGTACAGCACCTGCCAAATACACGGTTTTTGATGCAGAAGGATATGTGAAGCCTCAGTCCTGCATTGACAT TGTGATTCGCCATGTGGCCCCCATTCCCAGCCACTATGACATCCAGGACCGCTTCCGCATTGAGCTCTCTGAGGAAGGGACCGAGGGCAGAGTGGTGGGACGCAAAGACATCACCTCAGTTCTGCGGGCCCCAGCCTATCCCCTTGAACTTCAGGGACCGCCCCAGCCAACACCCAACCCAGAGCCTCCTGCCTGGACAGCACCACCCATGACAAGACACTTGCAGGAGA ACCCCCGCCAGCAACTGGCCACcagctccttcctcctctttttgATGACCGGCATTGTCTCTGTGGCCTTCCTGCTGCTCCCACTCCAGGATGAACTTGGCAGCCAACTGCCACAAGTCCTGCACGTCTCCCTGGGACAAAAATTGGTGGCAGCCTACGTCTTAG GCCTCCTCACCATGGTGTTCCTGCGGACCTGA
- the Pcolce gene encoding procollagen C-endopeptidase enhancer 1 isoform X2, whose product MLSAAPASLLGPLLTAWALLPFLPLAQGQTPNYTRPVFLCGGDVTGESGYVASEGFPNLYPANKECIWTITVPEGQTVSLSFRVFDLELHPSCRYDALEVFAGSGTSGQRLGRFCGTFRPAPLVAPGNQVTLRMTADEGTGGRGFLLWYSGRATSGTEHQFCGGRMEKEQGTLTTPNWPESDYPPGISCSWHIIAPPDQVITLTFGKFDLEPDTYCRYDSVSVFNGAVNDDAKRLGKFCGDTSPGPISSEGNELLVQFVSDLSVTADGFSASYRTVPRGTAEKGPAPNPGKDTRPGPPSLGPGPKPGARPKVKPPTKPKLQPGEKSEVSPEAQATPLGPDTPSVPCPKQCRRTGTLQSNFCASDLVVTATVKSMVRGPGEGLTVTVSLIGAYKTGGLDLPSPPTDTPLKFYVPCRPCPLMKKGLNYLIMGQVDENRGPIIPSDSFVVQHRPSQDQILTNLSKRKCSSQPRQAAESQA is encoded by the exons ATGCTGTctgctgccccagcctcccttctGGGGCCCCTACTTACGGCCTGGGCCCTGCTGCCCTTCTTGCCTCTTGCCCAGGGCCAGACCCCCAACTACACCAG ACCTGTGTTCCTGTGCGGAGGGGATGTGACTGGGGAATCGGGTTACGTGGCAAGTGAGGGCTTTCCCAACCTCTACCCCGCCAATAAGGAGTGCATCTGGACAATAACG GTCCCTGAGGGCCAGACTGTGTCTCTCTCCTTCCGAGTCTTCGACCTGGAGCTGCACCCCTCCTGCCGTTATGATGCTCTGGAGGTCTTTGCTGGATCTGGAACCTCTGGCCAGCGGCTTGGACGCTTCTGCGGGACCTTCAGGCCAGCGCCCCTAGTCGCCCCCGGCAACCAGGTCACCCTGAGGATGACAGCCGACGAGGGCACAGGAGGACGAGGCTTCCTGCTCTGGTACAGCGGGCGGGCCACCTCCGGCACCG agCACCAGTTTTGTGGGGGGCGGATGGAGAAGGAACAGGGAACCTTGACCACGCCCAACTGGCCAGAGTCTGATTACCCCCCGGGCATCAGCTGTTCCTGGCACATCATCGCACCCCCAGACCAG GTGATCACACTGACCTTCGGGAAGTTTGACCTGGAGCCAGACACCTACTGCCGCTATGACTCGGTCAGCGTGTTCAACGGAGCAGTGAACGATGATGCCAAGAGGCTGGGAAAGTTCTGCGGGGACACATCCCCTGG CCCCATCTCCTCAGAAGGTAATGAGCTTCTGGTCCAGTTCGTCTCAGATCTCAGTGTCACCGCCGACGGCTTCTCAGCCTCCTACAGGACCGTGCCACGAGGCACTGCTGAAAAGGGGCCAGCCCCAAACCCAGGGAAGGACACCAGGCCAGGTCCCCCATCTCTAGGCCCTGGCCCAAAACCTGGAGCTAGGCCCAAAGTCAAGCCACCCACCAAGCCCAAACTCCAGCCTGGGGAGAAGTCAGAGGTCTCACCTGAAGCCCAGGCAACTCCACTGGGCCCTG ATACACCCAGTGTCCCTTGCCCAAAGCAATGTCGGAGGACAGGCACACTGCAGAGCAACTTCTGTGCCAGTGATCTTG TGGTGACTGCAACAGTGAAGTCCATGGTTCGGGGTCCAGGAGAGGGTCTCACTGTCACTGTCAGTCTCATTGGTGCTTATAAAACTGGAGGACTAGACCTGCCCTCTCCGCCCACTGACACCCCCCTGAAGTTTTACGTGCCCTGCAGGCCATGCCCCCTCATGAAGAAAG GACTCAATTATCTGATTATGGGCCAAGTGGATGAGAATAGAGGTCCCATCATTCCTTCAGACAGCTTCGTGGTTCAACACCGGCCCAGCCAGGACCAGATCCTCACCAACCTCAGCAAGAGAAAGTGTTCTTCCCAACCTAGGCAAGCTGCAGAGTCTCAGGCCTGA
- the Pcolce gene encoding procollagen C-endopeptidase enhancer 1 isoform X1 encodes MLSAAPASLLGPLLTAWALLPFLPLAQGQTPNYTRPVFLCGGDVTGESGYVASEGFPNLYPANKECIWTITVPEGQTVSLSFRVFDLELHPSCRYDALEVFAGSGTSGQRLGRFCGTFRPAPLVAPGNQVTLRMTADEGTGGRGFLLWYSGRATSGTGPPPGSRRKWVMDPRVEWAAWGYWDEHQFCGGRMEKEQGTLTTPNWPESDYPPGISCSWHIIAPPDQVITLTFGKFDLEPDTYCRYDSVSVFNGAVNDDAKRLGKFCGDTSPGPISSEGNELLVQFVSDLSVTADGFSASYRTVPRGTAEKGPAPNPGKDTRPGPPSLGPGPKPGARPKVKPPTKPKLQPGEKSEVSPEAQATPLGPDTPSVPCPKQCRRTGTLQSNFCASDLVVTATVKSMVRGPGEGLTVTVSLIGAYKTGGLDLPSPPTDTPLKFYVPCRPCPLMKKGLNYLIMGQVDENRGPIIPSDSFVVQHRPSQDQILTNLSKRKCSSQPRQAAESQA; translated from the exons ATGCTGTctgctgccccagcctcccttctGGGGCCCCTACTTACGGCCTGGGCCCTGCTGCCCTTCTTGCCTCTTGCCCAGGGCCAGACCCCCAACTACACCAG ACCTGTGTTCCTGTGCGGAGGGGATGTGACTGGGGAATCGGGTTACGTGGCAAGTGAGGGCTTTCCCAACCTCTACCCCGCCAATAAGGAGTGCATCTGGACAATAACG GTCCCTGAGGGCCAGACTGTGTCTCTCTCCTTCCGAGTCTTCGACCTGGAGCTGCACCCCTCCTGCCGTTATGATGCTCTGGAGGTCTTTGCTGGATCTGGAACCTCTGGCCAGCGGCTTGGACGCTTCTGCGGGACCTTCAGGCCAGCGCCCCTAGTCGCCCCCGGCAACCAGGTCACCCTGAGGATGACAGCCGACGAGGGCACAGGAGGACGAGGCTTCCTGCTCTGGTACAGCGGGCGGGCCACCTCCGGCACCG GCCCCCCCCCAGGCTCGAGGCGGAAATGGGTCATGGACCCGCGGGTGGAATGGGCGGCCTGGGGTTACTGGGACG agCACCAGTTTTGTGGGGGGCGGATGGAGAAGGAACAGGGAACCTTGACCACGCCCAACTGGCCAGAGTCTGATTACCCCCCGGGCATCAGCTGTTCCTGGCACATCATCGCACCCCCAGACCAG GTGATCACACTGACCTTCGGGAAGTTTGACCTGGAGCCAGACACCTACTGCCGCTATGACTCGGTCAGCGTGTTCAACGGAGCAGTGAACGATGATGCCAAGAGGCTGGGAAAGTTCTGCGGGGACACATCCCCTGG CCCCATCTCCTCAGAAGGTAATGAGCTTCTGGTCCAGTTCGTCTCAGATCTCAGTGTCACCGCCGACGGCTTCTCAGCCTCCTACAGGACCGTGCCACGAGGCACTGCTGAAAAGGGGCCAGCCCCAAACCCAGGGAAGGACACCAGGCCAGGTCCCCCATCTCTAGGCCCTGGCCCAAAACCTGGAGCTAGGCCCAAAGTCAAGCCACCCACCAAGCCCAAACTCCAGCCTGGGGAGAAGTCAGAGGTCTCACCTGAAGCCCAGGCAACTCCACTGGGCCCTG ATACACCCAGTGTCCCTTGCCCAAAGCAATGTCGGAGGACAGGCACACTGCAGAGCAACTTCTGTGCCAGTGATCTTG TGGTGACTGCAACAGTGAAGTCCATGGTTCGGGGTCCAGGAGAGGGTCTCACTGTCACTGTCAGTCTCATTGGTGCTTATAAAACTGGAGGACTAGACCTGCCCTCTCCGCCCACTGACACCCCCCTGAAGTTTTACGTGCCCTGCAGGCCATGCCCCCTCATGAAGAAAG GACTCAATTATCTGATTATGGGCCAAGTGGATGAGAATAGAGGTCCCATCATTCCTTCAGACAGCTTCGTGGTTCAACACCGGCCCAGCCAGGACCAGATCCTCACCAACCTCAGCAAGAGAAAGTGTTCTTCCCAACCTAGGCAAGCTGCAGAGTCTCAGGCCTGA
- the Mospd3 gene encoding motile sperm domain-containing protein 3 isoform X2 has protein sequence MRRGAPQDQELVGPGAPGRGSRGAPPPSGSVVPVLVFPPDLVFRADQRSGPRQLLTLYNPTGTALRFRVLCTAPAKYTVFDAEGYVKPQSCIDIHYDIQDRFRIELSEEGTEGRVVGRKDITSVLRAPAYPLELQGPPQPTPNPEPPAWTAPPMTRHLQENPRQQLATSSFLLFLMTGIVSVAFLLLPLQDELGSQLPQVLHVSLGQKLVAAYVLGLLTMVFLRT, from the exons ATGCGCCGTGGGGCGCCCCAGGACCAGGAGCTGGTGGGTCCGGGGGCCCCTGGGCGGGGGTCCCGGGGCGCCCCTCCTCCCTCAGGATCCGTTGTCCCGGTCCTCGTCTTTCCCCCGGATCTAGTATTCAGGGCGGACCAAAGGAGTGGACCCCGGCAGCTGCTGACCCTCTATAACCCCACAGGAACCGCGCTTCGCTTCCGAG TCCTGTGTACAGCACCTGCCAAATACACGGTTTTTGATGCAGAAGGATATGTGAAGCCTCAGTCCTGCATTGACAT CCACTATGACATCCAGGACCGCTTCCGCATTGAGCTCTCTGAGGAAGGGACCGAGGGCAGAGTGGTGGGACGCAAAGACATCACCTCAGTTCTGCGGGCCCCAGCCTATCCCCTTGAACTTCAGGGACCGCCCCAGCCAACACCCAACCCAGAGCCTCCTGCCTGGACAGCACCACCCATGACAAGACACTTGCAGGAGA ACCCCCGCCAGCAACTGGCCACcagctccttcctcctctttttgATGACCGGCATTGTCTCTGTGGCCTTCCTGCTGCTCCCACTCCAGGATGAACTTGGCAGCCAACTGCCACAAGTCCTGCACGTCTCCCTGGGACAAAAATTGGTGGCAGCCTACGTCTTAG GCCTCCTCACCATGGTGTTCCTGCGGACCTGA